The stretch of DNA AATGCACTGAAACACAGTGGAAAAAGACAGTGTGTCTGTGAAGGTGAGTTCATCcagaggaaaaaacaaaaaaacaaaaccaaatccCACAAGTCAGTGAACTTCTATTGCTGCTTTCTCACCACTAACGTCTCCCACCTCATTAGACCCTTTACCGTGAACGTTACTTTTATTTCAAAAGTAAATGACATACCCTCATGTAAGCTACATATCACACCCAACTTGTCACTTTTGAAAGAACGCTCACATACCTTGCAGTGAAATTGGTTACATCTAGTTTGAAAAAGCAGAGTGAGAATAGTGGAACCAGTTCAGTTTGAGTCAAACACATCTTAGCTGCCAAACTGCACCAGAAAGGTCATTGTGTTGGGGGCTTGTTTTAGTGCTTCCTTGCAGCAGAGCTGACTGGCTGGGGTTCATTTCTATGAGGGACTGGGGAGCAACGCCGCTGTCAGTGGCTCACAATGATTGTTTCGTCTTAACACTAATGCTACGAATTGTTTTCGCAAAAAGGAAAATATTTGAGAAAAAGGTGTCAAAGCCATTTTATAGAACATTCAGATGAAGTCATATTTCACGTTAAATCACGGTTATAATTGGTGTAATTATGAGTTAGTCTTTTTTTcccaagcaaaaacaaaaaaataaaactggtGGGGGTGTGTGGCTTTTCATAGACATTTCTAGTTCAGGATAAACGGGAAAACAGGGGGAGAacaggagagaaaaagaaaaacaacaaaaaaaaagacagaaagaaaaacacaaaactgcCCATGAGGTCAACTGAGTGTTCTCTCTCAATGGGATATGATTGATGTCCCTCGTCCATGAAAACAATATTTTCACtcgttttcttcttttttttgtttgaaatAAAAGGTGTGATGGAagatagagataaagagagagtatgagagcAAATATGAGCAATGGAGGAAGAGAACTGGGGAGTTTTAAAGCCACGTTAGGTATCTTCGTCGTCTGAAGTCTGGCTGCTACTGCTGGTCTCAGACTCCGAGCCTTCATCCAGGCCAGGGTTTGGGGTGTTCCTCCAGGCTCGCAGGTCCACACCTCGAGGCTTCAGGAGTACACCATTACGCCCTAGCCCATTCTTCTTCAGCTgaaatcacacacaaacatgaaacACGGTTATACCAAGCAGATGCACAGGGAATTCAAATCTTTTCGGTTTCAGTACTGCATGTAGAAAATAGCATGCTAAAGGATTTCAGcccttgtgtgagtgtgtgtgaattgtACCTGCTCAGTCTTCGCCTGAAATTCTTTGAGCTCATCTTCTGTGAGGGGCTGGAAGTTGTCATCATTCTCTGGGTACTCCTGCCATCCCATTGCCTTCAGCAGCCTATGGAGCAGAACGAGTCAATCATTCATGAACGATACAAACACTTGATTTCaagtaataaaagaaaaactgtGAAAACGGGTGTATTTGATTCCTGACCTGTGTTCAGCCTCCAGTGAGCTGGACAGGTGCTCAGTGTCTGAGTCACTCAGAGAATGAGACATTCCATTCTCATGACTCTCTCCATAATCTTTCGGCTCAGGGGTACTGCCCTCTCCCTGAAAGACATATGTAGAGCTTTAACAACCCAAAATCAGAGACATTAATAAATTCTTCAACAAGATGTACAGGTACAGGGCAATATTACGATCATGTACAAACACTTCAATGCTTTAATTACTTCCACAGTACACAAAGAGCAGGACATTTGCACAGAACATCAAAACACTACAAGAGAAATCATTCATACTGTTTTTTGCCCATCTACACCTAAAGATAAACAAAGAACAGCAGCCTAGGCATGTCTGCGTAATCTCACCTCTGCTGGAGTCCCAGGGCTGTGGCAGCCGCTCACCTCTCCATTTCTCTCATCTTTCAGCCCACGCAGGAACTCACTCTTACGGTCTGTACTGCGGCGCATTAGCTTCAGTCGGGGAGGAGTGATGTCTATAGGAGGGGTAGTGCTGGAAGGTGGCTGTGAGAGGATTGacagaaaacaagcagtgaCATTACCCGAAAAAGTAAAACATACATAAGTGACCAAGAAGAAGAAATATAGCCCCATTCTCTTAATGAGTGCCCGAGTCCTCACCTCTTTAGGAGTGCCATGGGGTGGTGCGTTGACAGGTGTCATAGGTTTGGTCACAGACACAGGGCTGGTAAAGGCTGAATCCCGACCAGAGAAATGCAAACCCACTTTAGTTTCCCTTCCATTGGGTTTCCATGGGCCAGTCTACAGAAAACAAAGGTGATGGGACACACTGACTTCTCTCATCTATTATATATCAAGCTGAGGAGGTCAATTCAACTACCATCAACACAGTCAAGTAACAAGTGAAATGAACTAATCAAAAATTACATTAAACCCAACTGAGAAAAACAGTCATATGATCACACATGATCAACCTAAGGGTAATACCTTAGGTTGAGGGTAATACCTTAGTTGGGGCGGTAGCAGGTTTGGGGACCAAATTCTTGTAGACACTGGGTCCAGTAATGGGGACTTTGGATCCATTAGCAGGCAGAGGACCAGCACTGGCAAAGCCAGCAGAGAATGCAGCACTGGGGTCCTCCTTAGACACTTTCTTAATGACCAGCATCTTAGACATAGCCTGCTTAGCGCTGGGAGGGTTTTCTGTGTGGTGGAGAAGAACCAGCATTGAAACACCCCACACAAATCATACACCAGTGCATACATATAAGCAATATTACAAGACTATCATGTTTCACAAAACAAAACCCAACTACATTCGCTTTAGCAACTAGACATTTTTCCTTACCCCACACGCCTGCTGGAGTTCCCACAGCTCGAGCCTGACTTGCTGGCTTTCCAGTCATCTCAGGATTCAGGGAGGGCTGAATTTTATATAAAGACAATGAGTAAATACACCTGAAAGGTCTTGATattcacaaaacaaaaaaaaaaaaatatatactcaTAACTCTGCATAAAATGTCATCAATGCTGTAACTAATGGCACTAACAACATggagaagagagaaaacacTCACAAAATCCTCTTCAACAAACTTAAGCTTGTCATCGTTGCGCTCTTCGTCAGAGTAACGGTCCTGGAAGGGACCACCCTTGCGGGAATGGAAGTTGCCGTTGCGCTGACGATGCCCCCCCTGCCTGTCCCGGTCGCCTCCACCACGTTTATGGC from Salminus brasiliensis chromosome 7, fSalBra1.hap2, whole genome shotgun sequence encodes:
- the gpbp1l1 gene encoding vasculin-like protein 1, whose translation is MAQHDFVPAWLNFSTPQPAKSPAAPLEKHGEHFPRGDGRPGVNRRRHNSSDGFFNNDPLRAPGGDGWLQPSLLRHDSVDSGVAKGNQGGLGSGHGWKETPSWHGAPRGQEGPHHHHGRHKRGGGDRDRQGGHRQRNGNFHSRKGGPFQDRYSDEERNDDKLKFVEEDFPSLNPEMTGKPASQARAVGTPAGVWENPPSAKQAMSKMLVIKKVSKEDPSAAFSAGFASAGPLPANGSKVPITGPSVYKNLVPKPATAPTKTGPWKPNGRETKVGLHFSGRDSAFTSPVSVTKPMTPVNAPPHGTPKEPPSSTTPPIDITPPRLKLMRRSTDRKSEFLRGLKDERNGEVSGCHSPGTPAEGEGSTPEPKDYGESHENGMSHSLSDSDTEHLSSSLEAEHRLLKAMGWQEYPENDDNFQPLTEDELKEFQAKTEQLKKNGLGRNGVLLKPRGVDLRAWRNTPNPGLDEGSESETSSSSQTSDDEDT